The following are from one region of the Nicotiana tabacum cultivar K326 chromosome 3, ASM71507v2, whole genome shotgun sequence genome:
- the LOC107775638 gene encoding UDP-glucose iridoid glucosyltransferase-like, whose product MNQMAVEEAEKRCVVLVPSPFQGHITPMLQLASMLHAKGFSIVINHSELNPPDSSKHPEFTFLPLKDGLSNGDPSLLNLLNIIPAMNKNCRVPFQDYLVQMMEKPELYGQICCIIYDHLMYFITEVADHLELPTILLRSSSCAYMEAICAFLQFQAEKFTPLPEAKLLDPVPKIPALRFKDLPFALTSEIPEPLLQLLEKVTKIGSSVAIIGNTTENLENRALLWLRQHYQVPIFTIGPLHKMASSLQTSLAEEDASCISWLDTQATNSVLYVSLGSIVVMDKKELIETAWGLFNSNQPFLWVVRQSSIDGSTSIEHDLPDGYLEAVGDRGRIVKWAPQKEVLAHRAVGGFWSHCGWNSTLESIVEGVPMICRPCFGDQNVNARYITHVWKVGLQIGSDDLTRCVIESTIRKLMVEEEGKELRQRVVDMKQELQMSFQDGGSSHNSLKSLTEFISSF is encoded by the exons ATGAACCAGATGGCTGTAGAAGAAGCAGAAAAGCGTTGTGTGGTTTTAGTACCATCTCCGTTCCAAGGGCATATAACGCCTATGCTTCAACTGGCCTCGATGCTTCATGCTAAGGGATTCTCCATTGTTATAAACCATTCTGAGTTGAATCCTCCAGATAGCTCCAAACATCCTGAATTTACATTCTTGCCACTGAAGGATGGCCTGTCAAACGGCGATCCTTCTTTATTGAATCTATTGAACATTATACCAGCAATGAATAAGAATTGCAGAGTTCCATTTCAAGACTATTTGGTCCAAATGATGGAAAAACCAGAGCTCTATGGTCAAATCTGTTGCATAATCTATGACCATCTTATGTACTTCATAACTGAAGTGGCTGATCACCTTGAGCTTCCAACTATTCTCCTCCGGTCCAGTAGTTGTGCTTATATGGAAGCTATTTGTGCCTTTCTTCAATTCCAGGCAGAAAAGTTTACTCCTTTGCCAG AGGCTAAGCTGCTGGATCCAGTGCCCAAAATACCAGCCCTCAGGTTCAAGGATCTTCCATTTGCTCTGACGTCCGAAATTCCAGAGCCTCTATTGCAGTTATTAGAAAAGGTGACTAAAATAGGATCTTCTGTGGCTATCATTGGGAACACTACTGAGAATCTTGAGAACCGAGCATTGTTATGGCTCCGACAACATTATCAAGTTCCTATTTTCACAATAGGACCTTTACACAAAATGGCGTCCTCCTTGCAAACGAGTTTAGCAGAAGAGGACGCCAGTTGCATTTCGTGGCTTGATACTCAAGCCACTAACTCTGTTCTTTATGTAAGCCTAGGGAGTATAGTTGTTATGGATAAAAAGGAGTTGATTGAGACAGCTTGGGGATTGTTCAATAGTAACCAACCATTCTTGTGGGTAGTTAGGCAAAGTTCTATAGATGGTTCAACGTCGATTGAACATGACTTACCTGATGGCTACTTGGAAGCAGTTGGAGATCGAGGTCGTATAGTAAAATGGGCACCACAAAAAGAAGTATTGGCGCATCGTGCAGTTGGAGGATTTTGGAGTCATTGTGGATGGAATTCGACATTAGAAAGTATTGTTGAAGGGGTTCCCATGATTTGCAGGCCATGTTTTGGTGATCAGAATGTGAATGCAAGATACATAACGCACGTATGGAAAGTAGGCCTTCAAATAGGATCTGATGATTTGACTAGATGTGTCATAGAAAGTACAATAAGAAAActtatggtggaagaagaaggCAAAGAATTGAGGCAAAGAGTAGTTGATATGAAACAGGAACTCCAGATGTCTTTTCAAGATGGTGGCTCGTCACATAATTCCTTGAAGAGTTTAACAGAATTCATCTCTTCATTCTAA
- the LOC142175684 gene encoding uncharacterized protein LOC142175684: MSSFNPLTSILDQNKLEGPNYVDWKRNLDNVLTAEGYKFVIIEECPEKLENATDDQVKAYDKWVKADEMTRCYIFSFMVNVLQHQHQSMESAYDMLESLKEMFDEQNRAAKQTSMKALLNTNMAEGLSIRDHVLKMVSLLNELEILGAVIDKEF, from the coding sequence ATGTCTTCATTCAACCCACTTACTTCAATTTTGGACCAAAACAAGTTAGAAGGACCGAATTATGTTGACTGGAAAAGGAACCTTGATAATGTCCTAACTGCTGAAGGTTACAAATTTGTAATCATTGAGGAGTGCCCAGAAAAACTTGAAAATGCTACTGATGATCAGGTTAAGGCCTATGACAAATGGGTTAAGGCTGATGAGATGACGCGATGTTACATTTTTTCCTTTATGGTGAATGTTTTGCAACATCAGCATCAGTCTATGGAGTCTGCTTATGATATGCTCGAAAGTCTCAAAGAGATGTTCGATGAACAAAATCGTGCAGCTAAACAGACATCCATGAAAGCCCTTTTGAACACCAATATGGCTGAAGGATTATCGATCAGAGACCATGTTCTGAAGATGGTGAGTCTTCTGAATGAACTGGAGATCCTTGGAGCTGTGATTGATAAGGAGTTTTAA